TCTATGCTGTAAAAGACTCGCAAATAGCGATTTTAAAGCCGGATTATTTGTCGAAAATTTTCGAAGCTTTACCCAAGACGTATTCGAACATTGTCGAAGACATAATAAACAAACTGAAAAGATCAGACGGTGTCAGTGTTATGACCCTGGGGTATTTAAAAAACATAAAAGAGCTTAATAAAAGACTTGAGGGAGCGAAACAAGAACTGGAAAAAAAGAACAAGGATTTGGTAGATATAAACGAAAAGATTGAACATTTGAATTCGGAGCTTCAGAAGAAAAATTCCGAACTTTACAGGACTTCCATCACGGACAGGCTGACAGGGATCCACAACAGAGCTTTCGTAATGGATACGCTTGAAAAGGAATTCAGCAAGGCGAAAAGGCATAATTTGCATTTTTCGTGCGTCATGGTGGATATTGACGATTTCAAAAAATGCAACGACACTTATGGACACCTCGTTGGAGACGAGGTGTTAAAAAGGGTTGCGGGAATAATTTTCGACAACATTAGAAAAGAGGACACAGTAGGCAGATTTGGAGGAGAAGAGTTTCTGATCCTCTTTCCGAGCACCGAAGAAAAAAGCGCAAAGGTAATTGCCGAAAAAATCAGGGAGAAGATAAAAGACATAGAATTCAGCGTCGGTAAAATTAAATTTATGAAAACCATAAGCCTCGGAGTAGCTGAATTATCAAACTCCAAAGGGATAAAAAATGAAGATGAATTGTTGTTTTTCGCCGATAAAGCTATGTACGAAGCCAAAAGACAGGGTAAAAATCGAACTGTCTTGTTCTCAGAAATCAACTGATAATTTGAAATGGAGAAAATACTGGTAGAGTTCACAAATCAAGAAATCCGTTCTATTGTCTCAATCGCTCTTCAGGAGGATATTGGAACAGGCGATTTGACGACCGACGCCGTGATAAACGAAGACTTTCCAGCATACTCGGTCATAGTGACTCGAGAAAATGGAGTTGTTGCCGGCTTGGAATTTGCCAAGGAGGCTTTCAGAATTCTCGATCCGCTTTGTTCTTTTGAAGACATGAAAACAGACGGCGATAAAATAAAAAAAGGAGATGTTTTAATCGGAATCAGAGGGAAAATTAAAGCTATTTTAAAAGGTGAGAGAGTTGCGCTGAACTATCTCCAGAGGATGTCAGGAATAGCGTCTGTCACCGCGGAATTCGTTGAATTGACTTCAGGAAAGACGAAAATTCTCGACACAAGAAAAACTTATCCCGGTATGAGAAAAATTGAGAAATACAGCGTCCTTAAAGGAGGGGGAGAAAATCACAGATCGGGTCTTTACGATCAGGTGATTATAAAAGACAACCACATAGCTGCATGCGGATCCGACCTTTCAAAAGCGATCGAAAGGGTGAAAAATCTTTATCCCATGAAGTTTGTCGAAGTTGAAGTAGTCGGTTTTGAGCAGATCCCGATCGCTTTAAAAGCCGGTGTAAACAGGATTATGCTGGACAATATGGAATTGGGGGATATCGAAAAAGCCGTGAAAATTATTGACGGCAAATGCGAAATAGAAGTCTCGGGTAATATGGACGAGAATAAAATAGCCGCGGTCTCGGCTTTAGGAGTGGATTATATTTCCGTGGGCAAGCTGACTCATTCCTATAAATCGCTTGATATAGCCCT
The genomic region above belongs to candidate division WOR-3 bacterium and contains:
- a CDS encoding GGDEF domain-containing protein; this encodes MDENVISRLLANKFFRGIEKKDIKRIPSDYFVLKDFKPNEIIIQENSKAGNLYLILQGSVKITKSMLDKEEIHLAHRDEGEIFGELGVLGDDKITSANVYAVKDSQIAILKPDYLSKIFEALPKTYSNIVEDIINKLKRSDGVSVMTLGYLKNIKELNKRLEGAKQELEKKNKDLVDINEKIEHLNSELQKKNSELYRTSITDRLTGIHNRAFVMDTLEKEFSKAKRHNLHFSCVMVDIDDFKKCNDTYGHLVGDEVLKRVAGIIFDNIRKEDTVGRFGGEEFLILFPSTEEKSAKVIAEKIREKIKDIEFSVGKIKFMKTISLGVAELSNSKGIKNEDELLFFADKAMYEAKRQGKNRTVLFSEIN
- the nadC gene encoding carboxylating nicotinate-nucleotide diphosphorylase, coding for MEKILVEFTNQEIRSIVSIALQEDIGTGDLTTDAVINEDFPAYSVIVTRENGVVAGLEFAKEAFRILDPLCSFEDMKTDGDKIKKGDVLIGIRGKIKAILKGERVALNYLQRMSGIASVTAEFVELTSGKTKILDTRKTYPGMRKIEKYSVLKGGGENHRSGLYDQVIIKDNHIAACGSDLSKAIERVKNLYPMKFVEVEVVGFEQIPIALKAGVNRIMLDNMELGDIEKAVKIIDGKCEIEVSGNMDENKIAAVSALGVDYISVGKLTHSYKSLDIALDIVKKGAKNG